A stretch of Bacillus pseudomycoides DNA encodes these proteins:
- a CDS encoding phage major capsid protein, giving the protein MKMELRVASAELRANEDGAMTVSGYVNKTDQLSNILGTTKRFVEKIAKGAFSKAILNAEQDIDFLAEHNSKLILASTRNGSLQLREDEQGLFMSATISQTTWGRDYYQLINDGILRNMSFGFRTLSDSWKSLGNGLFERTIDELALYEVSVVKNPAYSQSTIASRGINLIEEVEIPSLAEIKKEEEKHKMEKTEFRYGSYKNEVEVRKDTEIREFNDSFRNLQLTSGNEAVIPTAVADIIVEKLEETSPVFARARKIPSANGSVKIPRETAVGVGMFVGEAQNLLEESMSLGEISLNQKRAGAYIALTNQLINDAATNMHEYVPNLLAKRTFKAIEKSILRGTAAEEFRGIVPDVTVEKKILSVAATDAQLLDTLLDMVLNVHPEYLQKSQFIMSRPFYNRVAKLKDASGHFYVQNGIVNGKPTYTLFGLEVVITNSLDAGDVGQVPCILGSLEDGYAVMVKQGPKMTMVQDTEHALRGSVGFLFDVYLDGAVYNPDALTKLEIIA; this is encoded by the coding sequence ATGAAAATGGAACTACGTGTTGCTAGCGCTGAGTTACGTGCTAATGAAGATGGAGCGATGACCGTGAGTGGCTACGTTAATAAAACGGATCAATTGAGCAACATCCTTGGTACTACCAAGAGATTCGTTGAAAAGATTGCAAAAGGAGCTTTCTCTAAAGCAATTCTAAATGCGGAACAAGACATCGATTTCTTAGCTGAACATAATTCAAAACTTATCCTTGCTTCCACTCGTAATGGTTCATTGCAACTACGAGAAGATGAGCAAGGCTTATTTATGTCCGCTACAATTTCTCAAACCACGTGGGGTCGCGATTACTACCAACTTATAAATGACGGAATTCTCAGAAATATGTCATTTGGTTTTAGAACCCTTTCGGATTCTTGGAAGTCTCTTGGAAATGGTCTTTTTGAAAGAACAATTGATGAGCTTGCTCTCTACGAAGTCTCAGTTGTGAAAAATCCTGCTTATAGCCAATCAACGATAGCCTCTAGGGGTATCAACTTGATTGAAGAAGTTGAGATTCCGAGTTTAGCAGAAATTAAAAAAGAAGAGGAGAAACACAAAATGGAAAAAACAGAATTTAGATATGGTAGTTATAAAAATGAAGTAGAAGTTCGTAAAGATACAGAAATCCGTGAGTTTAACGATAGCTTTCGTAACTTACAACTTACTTCTGGAAATGAAGCGGTGATTCCGACCGCAGTTGCGGACATTATTGTTGAAAAGTTAGAAGAAACTTCTCCAGTATTTGCTCGTGCTCGTAAGATTCCATCTGCAAACGGTTCAGTAAAGATTCCAAGAGAAACTGCTGTTGGAGTTGGTATGTTCGTTGGAGAAGCACAGAACTTATTAGAAGAATCAATGTCTCTAGGGGAAATCTCTTTGAATCAAAAACGAGCTGGAGCCTACATTGCTCTTACAAATCAGCTAATTAATGATGCTGCAACAAATATGCATGAGTACGTTCCAAACTTACTTGCAAAACGTACTTTCAAAGCAATTGAAAAATCAATCCTTCGTGGTACTGCTGCTGAAGAGTTTCGTGGAATCGTTCCTGATGTTACGGTTGAAAAGAAAATTTTATCTGTTGCAGCTACTGATGCTCAGTTACTAGATACATTGTTAGATATGGTTCTTAACGTACATCCTGAGTATCTTCAAAAATCTCAGTTCATTATGTCTAGACCATTCTACAATCGAGTTGCTAAGTTGAAGGATGCTTCGGGTCACTTTTATGTGCAGAACGGAATCGTCAATGGCAAACCAACTTATACTTTGTTCGGATTAGAAGTGGTTATCACTAATTCTTTAGATGCTGGTGATGTTGGACAAGTTCCATGTATTCTTGGAAGTTTAGAAGATGGATATGCGGTCATGGTGAAGCAAGGTCCTAAAATGACTATGGTTCAAGATACTGAACATGCACTTCGTGGTTCAGTTGGATTCTTGTTCGATGTTTATCTTGACGGAGCAGTTTACAATCCAGATGCCTTAACTAAATTAGAAATCATTGCGTAG
- a CDS encoding phage major tail protein, TP901-1 family, with protein MKMTGMKCKVYIHDGITGKLLAGQRNATLSRSAETVDATSKDTAGFWKESLAGFKEWSIDCDGAFIESDVAYGLLETAFINSENVTVYIELPSGTKYKGETTITDFSLEFPYDDLVTYSISLQGSGALETIEGTTV; from the coding sequence ATGAAAATGACCGGGATGAAATGCAAAGTCTATATACACGACGGAATTACTGGGAAGTTACTGGCGGGGCAAAGGAACGCAACATTATCAAGAAGTGCTGAAACAGTTGATGCAACATCTAAAGACACAGCTGGTTTCTGGAAAGAGTCTTTAGCTGGATTCAAAGAGTGGAGTATTGATTGCGATGGTGCTTTCATTGAATCAGATGTAGCTTATGGTCTTTTAGAAACAGCGTTCATCAATTCAGAAAACGTCACTGTTTACATCGAGTTGCCATCTGGAACCAAGTACAAAGGTGAAACTACTATTACAGACTTCTCGTTGGAATTTCCATACGATGATCTCGTGACGTACTCTATCTCTCTACAAGGTAGTGGGGCATTAGAAACAATAGAAGGTACAACAGTTTAA